ACGCTGGCGGTGTAGCCGGCGGGCACGATCACGGCGTCGGCGCGGCTCTTGTCGATGGCGCCGAAGCCGAGCTTGGTGTTGAGGTTGTCCGAGGTCGGCGCCACCGGATCATCATCACCACCACCGCAGGCCGACAGCGCCAGGCTGCCGAACAGGGCGGTGGCGGCGGTGCCGACGCTGCCGCGCAGCAGGCCGCGGCGGCTCAGGCGGGCGTTCAGCACGCTGTCGAAGCTCGGGTTGTTCGAGGTATTGGAGTTCTCGTCGTCGAACGAACGCGACAGCGGCAGATCGGTGGGCTTGTTCATGCTCGGGGGTCCCGGTTGTTGAGAGAGAGAACACCAGCGTAGGCAGGCTCGATGAAATCCCGGTGACCGGACGGTGTCGGGCGCGCATCGCCTGCATGACAGCGCAAGCGCCGCATCGCCGTCCGCGGGTGCGCCGGGCCGCGGCGCGGCGGTGCGCTTGTCAAAACGCTGTCACACGACGCGGCCAAGATCAGGCGCATCGAACCCCTGTCGCCGCGATCGAGCCCGTCTTGCGGGCCTTGCGCGTCTGCCCCGTCCGGCCCCGTGCACCGTGGAAGCCCTCATGCAAGAACCCTATTCGCTCCCGTCTCGGGCCCCTCACCGGACCCTGCTGCTGGTGATCGAGGAGCCCGCCATCCGCGAACTGCTGGCGTCGAGCTTTCGGCATGCCGGGTTTTTTCCGGTGCTGGCGGCGTCGGCCGCAGACGGGCATCGTCTGGCGGGCGAGGTGCGTCCGGACGTCGTCCTGATCGACCTGGACACGCCCGCCACCGCCACGTTCTCGATCGATCAGTTGCAGGCCGGCAGAAGCCAGCCGGCGCCGCTGCTGTCGGTGCTGCTGACGGCGCGGCCGCAGGCCTGCGGTGCGCAGGGCGAGCTGTGCGGCGGGTCGTCGGGCGCGCTGTGCATCGCCAAGCCGTATTCGCCGCGTGAGCTGGTCGCCCGCGTGCTGCGCGAGCTGAGCACGCTCAACGGACGTGTCCAGGGGCGACCGAGCGTTCGTCGGCTGCTGCGCGCCGGCCCGCTCGAGATCGATCCGGATCAGCGCCGCGTCACGCTGCGTCACGCCGGCGGCCTGGTCGAACTGGATCTGGCGCCGACCGAGATCAAGCTGCTCGGCTGCCTGATGGCACACCCGGACCGCGTGCTCAGCCGCGATCAGCTGCTGGCGCTGGTGTGGGGCGAAGACGGCACCACCGACCCGCGCACGGTCGACCAGAACATCCGCCGGCTGCGCCGCTGTTTCGAGGCGGCGGGGGCCGGCGAACTGATCCGCACCGTGCGCGGGCTGGGCTACCGCCTGACCATCGCCGCCACTCCGGCCGCCACCCCGGGCGCCACTGCGCCGCGCTGATCGGCCAGGTTCTGCACGCGCCGGATGACACCGTCGTGAATCCGGATCGCCTGCGCGCACCTGAAAACCGTTGGCGCAGCAGGCGATCGACGATGTCACGGTCGGTTGTCACAAAAGTTTCACAGGCGATCCCTACATTGCCGTCATTCCTACCGTGAACCGAAGGACACATCCATGAAGACTGTTCTGACTCTCGCCTCTGCCGCGACCGCTTTGACCCTCCTGGCCCTGCCGCACGCTGCCAGCGCTCAGGCGCAGGTCGTCAAGATCGACGGTTCGTCGACGGTGTTCCCGATCACCGAAGGCGTGGCCGAGGACTTCCAGAAGTCGAAGAAGGGTGCCGTCAAGGTGACGGTCGGCATCTCCGGTACGGGCGGCGGCTTCAAGAAGTTCTGCCGCGACGAGATCGACATCTCGGGTGCCTCGCGTCCGATCCTGAAGAAGGAAATGGCCGACTGCAAGGCCGCGGGCGTCGAGTACTTCGAGCTGCCGGTGGCGTTCGATGCGCTGACCGTGGTGATGAACCCGAAGAACGCGTTCCTCAAGCAGATCACCGTCGCCGAGCTGAAGGCGATCTGGGAGCCGGCTGCGCAGGGCAAGATCATGAAGTGGAATCAGGTCAACCCGGCCTGGCCTGACGCGCCGATCAAGCTGTTCGGCGCCGGTGCCGATTCGGGTACCTTCGACTACTTCACCGAAGCCATCAACGGCAAGTCCAAGGCCAGCCGCGGCGACTTCACCGCCTCCGAAGACGACAACGTGCTGGTGCAGGGCGTCTCGCAGGACGTCAACGCGATCGGCTACTTCGGCTTCGCCTACTACGCCGAGAACATGGCCCGCCTGAAGGCCGTGCCGATCGTCGAGAAGGCCGGCAAGCCGGCCGTGTTGCCGAGCATGGAAACCGTGCTGGCCGGCACCTACCAGCCGCTGGCCCGCCCGATCTTCATCTACGTGAACGCCAAGTCGATGGCCAAGCCCGAAGTCAAGGAGTTCATCGACTTCTACATGAAGGAAGGCCCGAAGATCGCCAAGGAAGTGAAGTACGTGCCGCTGCCGGCCAAGGCCTACACCACCAACCTCGAGCACCTGGCCAAGGGCAAGAAGGGCACCGTGTTCGGCGGCGAGTCGGAAGTGGGCGTGACGATCGACGCCCTGCTGGCCCGCGAAGCCAAGCTCTGATTCCCCTCATCTGAAATGTCCCCGTCAGGCGGCCCGGTTCATCCGGGCTGCCTGTTTTCACGATAACCACCCAGTGCAGGCGACCAAGGCATGGCTATCACATCAACCGCATCGGGAGCCCCATTGAGCGCGATACCGATCACTGGCGCGGCCAAGCTGGCCGAATACGCGCAGGCCAAGGCGGCACGCAAGCGCCGCGAATTCATCATCGAGGCCGTGCTGCTGCTGGCAGCCTGCGTCTCGGTGTTCACCACCGTGGGCATCGTCTATGTGCTCGTCTCCGAATCCCTGACGTTCTTCGCGGCCGTGCCGCTGTGGAACTTCCTGACCGACACGCAGTGGACGCCGCTGTTCTCGGACGCCCATTTCGGCATCATGGTGCTGATGTCGGGCACGCTCACCAGCTCGCTGGTGGCGTTGTGCATCGCGATCCCGCTGGGCACGATCATCGCGATCTACCTGTCCGAATTCGCCGGTCACAAGACCCGCGAGATCCTCAAGCCGATCCTCGAGCTTCTGTCGGGCGTGCCGACCATCATCTACGGCTACTTCGCGCTGCTGTTCGTGACGCCGCTGCTGCAGATGGTCTTCCCCACGCTGCCCGGCTTCAACGTGCTGTCGGCCGGCATCGTGATGGGCATCATGATCATCCCCTACGTGTCGTCGCTGTCCGAGGACGCGATGCGCGCGGTGCCGATGAGCCTGCGCGAAGGCTCCTACGCGATGGGCGCCACGCGTTTCCAGACCGCCACCAACGTGGTGGTGCCGGCGGCGATGTCGGGCATCGCCTCGGCCTACATCCTGGGCATCTCGCGCGCGGTCGGCGAGACCATGATCCTGGCGGTGGCCGCGGGCATGCAGCCCAACCTGACGTTCAACCCCTTCGAGCCGGCTGCAACGATCACCTCGTTCATCGTGCAGGTGGCGCTCGGTGACCTGCCGCACGGCAGCGTGGGCTACCAGACGATCTTTGCCGCCGGCCTGTCGCTGATGCTGCTGACGCTGTTCTTCAACCTGGTCGGGCACTACCTGCGCCGCCGCTTCCGCGAGGTCTACTGATCATGCGCGCCAACAACACCCCCGAGGGCTTGCGGGCCCTGATCCGCCGGCACAAGCGCTGGGACGTCATCTTCGGCATCCTGGGCCTGCTGTCGCTGTCGGTCGGCATCCTGACGCTGGCTGCTCTGTTCATCGACATGGCCGTCACCGGCGTGCCGCGCCTGACGGGCGACTTCTTCACCTCGTTCCCGTCGCGTCGCGCCGGTCAGGCCGGCATCCTGTCGGCCTGGGTCGGCTCGATCCTGGTGATGGGCGTGACCGCCCTGGTGGCGGTGCCGGTCGGCATTGCCGGCGCGGTGTACCTCGAGGAATACGCCCGCAAGAACTGGTTCACCGACGTCATCGAGATCAACATCACCAACCTCGCCGGCGTGCCGTCGATCATCTACGGCCTGCTGGCGCTGGGCCTGTTCGTCTACACCTTCGGGCTGGGCCAGAGCATCCTGACCGCCGGCCTGACGCTGGCGCTGCTGATCCTGCCGATCGTCATCACCACCACGCGCGAGGCGCTGCGCTCGATCCCGCAGCATGTGCGCGAAGGCGCCTATGCCTGCGGCGCGTCGCAGTACCAGGTGGTCAGCCAGCACCTGCTGCCCTACAGCACGCCGGGCATCCTGACGGGCGTGATCATCGGCCTGTCGCGCGCCATCGGCGAGACCGCGCCGATCATCACGATCGGGGCGCTGACCTTCATCGCCTTCCTGCCGCCGGTGCCGTTCACCGAAGGCGTCGGCGCGTTCGACTGGCTGTTCTCGCCGTTCACGGTGATGCCGATCCAGATCTTCAACTGGACCTCGCGCCCCGATCCGGCCTTCCACCAGAACGCCGCCGCTGCGAGCTTCGTGCTCGTCTTCATGACGCTGGGCATGAACGCGCTGGCGATCTGGCTGCGCTACCGCCTGCGCAAGAACATCAAGTGGTGAGTTGCCTGGCGCGCCGAGCGCGCCTGACGCGTCCTTCCAGAACCTACCGAACGAGCACCCCATGACCTCGACCATCACCCTGCCCGAGAACGCGCCGACCCTGAAGGCGGAGTCGAAGAACCTCAACTTCTTCTACGGCGACTTCAAGGCGCTCAAGGGCATCTCGATGCCCATCTACGAGAACAAGGTCACCGCGCTGATCGGCCCCAGCGGCTGCGGCAAGTCGACCTATCTGCGCTGCTTCAACCGCATGCACGACCTCTATTCGGGCACGCGCTACGACGGCAGCATCGTGCTGCACCCCGACGAGGTCGACGTGCTGCACAAGAGCGTCGACCCGATCGAGGTGCGCATGCGCATCTCGATGGTGTTCCAGAAGCCCAACCCGTTCCCGAAGTCGATCTACGAGAACGTCGCCTACGGCCTGCGCGTGCGTGGCGAGAAGTCGCGCTCCTACATCGACGACAAGGTCGAGGCGGCGCTCAAGGGCGGGGCCCTGTGGGGCGAGGTGAAGGACCGCCTGAACGAGGTGGCGGTCAACCTGTCGGGCGGCCAGCAGCAGCGCCTGTGCATCGCCCGCGCACTGGCGACCGACCCCGAGATCATCCTGTTCGACGAGCCGACCTCGGCGCTCGACCCGATGGCCACCGGCAGCATCGAGGAGCTGATCGGCGAGATCAAGAACAAGGTGACGATCCTGATCGTCACGCACAACATGCAGCAGGCGGCACGCGTGTCCGACTACACGGCCTACATGTATGTCGGCGACCTGGTCGAATACGGCGAAACGAAGGACATCTTCATGAAGCCCAAGCGCAAGGAAACCGAGGACTACATCACCGGCCGCTTCGGCTGAAGCTGCGCCGCCAGCCCTGATCGACAAATCGAAGGAAACAAGCATGTCCGACAAGCATCTGTCGTCCCAGTTCGACTCCGAACTGAGCGCCATCTCCACCCGCGTGCTCGAGATGGGCGGCCTGGTCGAAGCGCAGGTGGCGCAGGCGGTCTACGCGCTGATCCATTTCAGCGCCGAGACGGCCGGCCAGGTCATCACGCAGGAGAACCGCGTCAACCAGATGGAGATGGAGATCGATCGCGACCTGTCGAACATCATCGCGCGGCGCCAGCCGACCGCGCGCGACCTGCGCCTGCTGATCGCGATCTCCAAGACCATCGGCAACCTCGAGCGCGTGGGCGACGAGGCGGCGCGCATCGCCCGCACGGTCGAGCGGCTGATGAACTCGGGCCTGTCCAACCACCTGCGCCTGCCGATGAGCGACCTGCAGTTCGAGGCCGGCCTGGCCACCAACCTGCTGCGCCAGGCGCTCGACGCCTTCGCGCGGCTCGACGCGGTGCAGGCACTCGAGGTCATCAAGGGCGACAACCAGATCGACGCCGAATTCGACGGCCTGATGCGCAAGCTGGTGACCTACATGATGGAAGATCCGCGCACGATCTCGGCCAGCATCGACCTGGTGTTCGTGGCCAAGGCCATCGAGCGGGTGGGTGACCACGCCAAGAACCTGGCCGAGCAGGTGATCTACATCGTCAAGGGCGCGGATGTGCGCCACACCTCGGTCGAGGGTGTGCAGTCGGTGGTCAGCTGACGGCCGCCGGCACGGACAACAGGAGCGAACAGCATGGGACGCATTCTGGTGGTCGAGGACGAGCCGGCGATCGCCGAGCTGATCTCGATGAACCTGCGCCACGCGGGTTATGACCCGCACACCGTCGGCAGCGCCGGCGAGGCTCACGAGGCGGTGCGCGATGCCCTGCCGGACCTCGTGATCCTCGACTGGATGCTGCCGGGCGAGTCGGGCGTGTCGCTGGCGCGGCGCTGGCGTGCCGACGCGCGCACCCGCGAGCTGTCGATCATCATGCTGACCGCGCGCAGCAGCGAACAGGACATGGTGCAGGGGCTCGACGCCGGCGCCGACGACTACCTGTCCAAGCCCTTCTCGACCGCCGAACTGCTGGCGCGCATCCGCGCGGTGCTGCGTCGCAAGCTGCCGGAGGCGCTGGAGGCGGCGGTGGAGGTGGGCCCGCTCCGGCTCGACCCGGCTGCGCACCGGGTCTTCCATCAGCATGACGAGGTCACGCTGGGGCCGACCGAGTTCCGGCTGCTGCGTTTCCTGATGACCTATCCCGAGCGTGTGCACAGTCGCGGCCAGCTGCTGGACCGGGTCTGGGGCGACCATGTCTTCATCGAGGAGCGCACGGTCGACGTGCACATCAAGCGCCTGCGCGGCGTGCTGGCACCGTACGGTTGCGCCGAGCTGATCGAGACGGTGCGTGGCGCCGGCTACCGCTTGGCACGCAAGCTGCCGACGGCCGTGCCGGGCGGCGGGCCCGCGGGGGCGGACGTGCCGATGCGCTGAGGCGTGTCGGGCAAGGGCGGCCCGGTCGCGGGCAGGGGCGTGGGCTGCCGCACAATCGGTGCCTCCGCGCAGCCATCGGGTTGCGTCCTGCCAGTCCAAATGCCTGCCGCTGCGGGCCGGTCGCCACGATGAATCCTCCCGTCAAGATCCACTGGGCCGATGCACAGGCTCGTGCCGTTTCCGCGACACGCCGGGGCCGGCTCGCGATCGCGCTTGCCGCGGTGTCGGCGTTGGGTGGCTGCGCGGTGGTCAGTGCCGCAGCCAGCGTGGCCGGGGCCGCGGTGTCGGTGACGGCGACGGTCGTGACGACCGGCGCCAAGGTGGTCGGCGCGGTGGTCGAGAAGACCGTCGACGTGGTGGCGGGCGACGAACCCGCCCCGGCAGCGGCAACAGCGGCGGCCTCGGCTCCGGTGGCGTCCGCGCTGTCGGAATCACGCTGATCGGGGCCGGTGATGACCGCAGCGCCGGATCCGCACCGCAGCTCGCCCGCCCGTCCTGTCGACCCGGCGTCCGGCGGCGCCGAGTTCGTCGACTGGACGCAGGCGCTGATCCACACCCGCCAGAACGTCGCGCCGCGCCGCCTGGTCGAGCCCGCGCCGACACACGAGGAATGCGCCCGCCTGTTCGAGGCGGCGGCCGCGGCGCCCGATCACGGCCAGATCCTGCCGTGGCGCTTCGTGATCGTGCCGGCGGCCCGGCGCGCCGATCTGGGCGATGCCTTTGCCGCCGCCTTGCTCGAGCGCGACCCGCACGCCACGCCCGAGCAGATCGCCGATGCCCGCGACAAGGCAGGCCGTGCGCCGCTGCTGATGCTGGTGGTGGCGCGCCTGGGGCCGGCCGAACCCGACATCCCGGCGCTCGAGCGCATGGTGGCGATCGGTGCGGCGATCCAGAACCTGCAACTGCTGGCGCATGCGATGGGTTACGGCTGCGGCCTGACGAGCGGTCGCGCGCTGACGGCCACGCCCTTGCGCCGTCTTTTCAGCCTGGCCGATACCGAACAGGCGGTCTGCTTCCTCGCCGTCGGCACGGTCAGCCGGCGCAAGCCGATGCGCACCCGGCCCTCGCCACGCGATTTCGTCACCGAACTGGCTTGACCGACGAGGCCTCGGCCGGAACAGGAACGCCCGCTGTTGCGGGCGTTTCATCGTGTGGTGCGATCCGTTCAGGATCGCAACTATTTCAGCGGGCGTTCAGCTTGGGCTTGCCGGCACTTCACCGGCGGCGATCTGGTTGGCGCGGATGTTCTGCGCCAGCTTGCCCTTGGGGCCGTCGACCAGGTCGAAATCGACCGACGATCCCTGCTTGAGCGTGCGGAAACCCTCCATCTGGATGGCTGAAAAGTGCGCAAACACGTCTTCTCCACCCTCCTCAGGCTCAATGAAACCAAACCCCTTGACGTCATTGAACCATTTGACGATCCCGCGCGGCATCTTCTTACTCCTCGGTGTTTTCTACATTTGTATCAAGATTTTCGGTACCGCTTGGCACCCTGTCAAGAATCTGAAACCCGCGAACGAATGTTTCGCGTTCGAGTGGTCGGCCGCCGGTTGGCTGATGGCGGTACTCGCCTTCTCGGGGGCGAACCAAACGCGCCCGGGCCGGCATCTATAGAATGTGTTCATGTCCGACCAGAAGCCCAATACCCCGAACGTCCCGGCACCGCCGGACGATGGTCAGGGTGCTGTCATCGCCGAGAAGCAGTTGCAGCGCGTGGAACCCCCCCGGGTTTATCAAGTTGTGATGCTGAACGACGATTTCACGCCTATGGAGTTTGTCGTGATGGTTCTGCAGCAGTTCTTCCGTCACGACCTCGAGGCCGCGACGCAGATCATGCTGAAGATTCATCATGAGGGCCGAGCGGTTTGCGGCGTCTATACGCAAGATGTCGCCGCAACCAAAGTTGAGATGGTTCAGGCAGCCGCACGCCGGGCGGGTCATCCGCTGCAGTGCACCATGGAGGTCGCATGATCGCGCAAGAGTTGGAAGTCAGTCTGCACATGGCGTTCGTCGAAGCGCGCCAGCAGCGGCACGAGTTCATCACCGTCGAGCACCTGCTCCTGGCGTTGCTGGACAACCCGTCAGCCTCCGAGGTGTTGCGTGCCTGTGCCGCCAACATCGAAGACCTGCGCAAGAGCCTTGCGCAGTTCATCAAGGAGAACACGCCCACGGTGGGTGGCACCGACGAGGTGGACACCCAGCCCACGCTCGGGTTCCAGCGCGT
This portion of the Leptothrix cholodnii SP-6 genome encodes:
- a CDS encoding winged helix-turn-helix domain-containing protein; translated protein: MQEPYSLPSRAPHRTLLLVIEEPAIRELLASSFRHAGFFPVLAASAADGHRLAGEVRPDVVLIDLDTPATATFSIDQLQAGRSQPAPLLSVLLTARPQACGAQGELCGGSSGALCIAKPYSPRELVARVLRELSTLNGRVQGRPSVRRLLRAGPLEIDPDQRRVTLRHAGGLVELDLAPTEIKLLGCLMAHPDRVLSRDQLLALVWGEDGTTDPRTVDQNIRRLRRCFEAAGAGELIRTVRGLGYRLTIAATPAATPGATAPR
- a CDS encoding PstS family phosphate ABC transporter substrate-binding protein, with the translated sequence MKTVLTLASAATALTLLALPHAASAQAQVVKIDGSSTVFPITEGVAEDFQKSKKGAVKVTVGISGTGGGFKKFCRDEIDISGASRPILKKEMADCKAAGVEYFELPVAFDALTVVMNPKNAFLKQITVAELKAIWEPAAQGKIMKWNQVNPAWPDAPIKLFGAGADSGTFDYFTEAINGKSKASRGDFTASEDDNVLVQGVSQDVNAIGYFGFAYYAENMARLKAVPIVEKAGKPAVLPSMETVLAGTYQPLARPIFIYVNAKSMAKPEVKEFIDFYMKEGPKIAKEVKYVPLPAKAYTTNLEHLAKGKKGTVFGGESEVGVTIDALLAREAKL
- the pstC gene encoding phosphate ABC transporter permease subunit PstC, which codes for MSAIPITGAAKLAEYAQAKAARKRREFIIEAVLLLAACVSVFTTVGIVYVLVSESLTFFAAVPLWNFLTDTQWTPLFSDAHFGIMVLMSGTLTSSLVALCIAIPLGTIIAIYLSEFAGHKTREILKPILELLSGVPTIIYGYFALLFVTPLLQMVFPTLPGFNVLSAGIVMGIMIIPYVSSLSEDAMRAVPMSLREGSYAMGATRFQTATNVVVPAAMSGIASAYILGISRAVGETMILAVAAGMQPNLTFNPFEPAATITSFIVQVALGDLPHGSVGYQTIFAAGLSLMLLTLFFNLVGHYLRRRFREVY
- the pstA gene encoding phosphate ABC transporter permease PstA, with product MRANNTPEGLRALIRRHKRWDVIFGILGLLSLSVGILTLAALFIDMAVTGVPRLTGDFFTSFPSRRAGQAGILSAWVGSILVMGVTALVAVPVGIAGAVYLEEYARKNWFTDVIEINITNLAGVPSIIYGLLALGLFVYTFGLGQSILTAGLTLALLILPIVITTTREALRSIPQHVREGAYACGASQYQVVSQHLLPYSTPGILTGVIIGLSRAIGETAPIITIGALTFIAFLPPVPFTEGVGAFDWLFSPFTVMPIQIFNWTSRPDPAFHQNAAAASFVLVFMTLGMNALAIWLRYRLRKNIKW
- the pstB gene encoding phosphate ABC transporter ATP-binding protein PstB, translating into MTSTITLPENAPTLKAESKNLNFFYGDFKALKGISMPIYENKVTALIGPSGCGKSTYLRCFNRMHDLYSGTRYDGSIVLHPDEVDVLHKSVDPIEVRMRISMVFQKPNPFPKSIYENVAYGLRVRGEKSRSYIDDKVEAALKGGALWGEVKDRLNEVAVNLSGGQQQRLCIARALATDPEIILFDEPTSALDPMATGSIEELIGEIKNKVTILIVTHNMQQAARVSDYTAYMYVGDLVEYGETKDIFMKPKRKETEDYITGRFG
- the phoU gene encoding phosphate signaling complex protein PhoU, yielding MSDKHLSSQFDSELSAISTRVLEMGGLVEAQVAQAVYALIHFSAETAGQVITQENRVNQMEMEIDRDLSNIIARRQPTARDLRLLIAISKTIGNLERVGDEAARIARTVERLMNSGLSNHLRLPMSDLQFEAGLATNLLRQALDAFARLDAVQALEVIKGDNQIDAEFDGLMRKLVTYMMEDPRTISASIDLVFVAKAIERVGDHAKNLAEQVIYIVKGADVRHTSVEGVQSVVS
- the phoB gene encoding phosphate regulon transcriptional regulator PhoB; translated protein: MGRILVVEDEPAIAELISMNLRHAGYDPHTVGSAGEAHEAVRDALPDLVILDWMLPGESGVSLARRWRADARTRELSIIMLTARSSEQDMVQGLDAGADDYLSKPFSTAELLARIRAVLRRKLPEALEAAVEVGPLRLDPAAHRVFHQHDEVTLGPTEFRLLRFLMTYPERVHSRGQLLDRVWGDHVFIEERTVDVHIKRLRGVLAPYGCAELIETVRGAGYRLARKLPTAVPGGGPAGADVPMR
- a CDS encoding nitroreductase family protein translates to MTAAPDPHRSSPARPVDPASGGAEFVDWTQALIHTRQNVAPRRLVEPAPTHEECARLFEAAAAAPDHGQILPWRFVIVPAARRADLGDAFAAALLERDPHATPEQIADARDKAGRAPLLMLVVARLGPAEPDIPALERMVAIGAAIQNLQLLAHAMGYGCGLTSGRALTATPLRRLFSLADTEQAVCFLAVGTVSRRKPMRTRPSPRDFVTELA
- a CDS encoding cold-shock protein, with protein sequence MPRGIVKWFNDVKGFGFIEPEEGGEDVFAHFSAIQMEGFRTLKQGSSVDFDLVDGPKGKLAQNIRANQIAAGEVPASPS
- the clpS gene encoding ATP-dependent Clp protease adapter ClpS, with the translated sequence MSDQKPNTPNVPAPPDDGQGAVIAEKQLQRVEPPRVYQVVMLNDDFTPMEFVVMVLQQFFRHDLEAATQIMLKIHHEGRAVCGVYTQDVAATKVEMVQAAARRAGHPLQCTMEVA